Proteins encoded within one genomic window of Kibdelosporangium phytohabitans:
- a CDS encoding beta-ketoacyl-ACP synthase III — MRTSAVVAGLGSALPPNRVTNDDLTKELDTSDEWITSRTGVRQRFTVPVGMATSDLAVVAAQRALSSSGMTTVEAVVLATSTPDHPCPATAPDVATRLGLAQVAAFDVAAVCAGFVYALATAAGLIESRVVNSALVIGADTFSTILHPQDRTTRVIFGDGAGAVVLRAGNAAIDGALLAFDLGSDGTGRDLITVWGGGARQRSSRIVPAAADLHFAMQGKAVFNRAVQCMGTSVAATVRSVGWDVTDLDLLVAHQANARILRAIGQQLDLDEDQVAVNLDRVGNTVAASIPLALADAVATGRLRPGHHVALAAFGGGLTWGSAVLRWPDIPVAME, encoded by the coding sequence ATGCGAACTTCGGCAGTCGTGGCAGGTCTTGGCTCGGCGCTGCCACCGAACCGTGTGACGAACGACGACCTGACGAAGGAGCTCGACACCTCGGACGAGTGGATTACCTCCCGCACAGGGGTCCGACAACGCTTCACCGTCCCAGTAGGAATGGCTACCTCGGACCTGGCCGTGGTCGCAGCTCAGCGGGCCCTGTCGTCGAGTGGAATGACGACGGTTGAGGCCGTAGTGCTGGCCACCAGTACCCCGGATCACCCCTGTCCCGCCACCGCGCCTGATGTCGCGACGAGGCTGGGTCTGGCCCAGGTCGCCGCGTTCGATGTCGCGGCGGTGTGCGCGGGTTTCGTCTATGCACTGGCGACAGCGGCTGGGCTGATCGAGAGTCGCGTCGTCAACAGTGCGCTTGTGATCGGGGCCGATACCTTCTCGACGATCCTGCACCCGCAAGACCGGACCACCCGCGTGATCTTTGGCGATGGCGCCGGGGCTGTGGTGTTGCGTGCAGGCAACGCCGCTATCGACGGTGCCCTGCTCGCGTTCGACTTGGGCAGTGACGGCACGGGGCGGGATTTGATTACCGTGTGGGGCGGCGGCGCACGGCAGCGGTCATCCAGGATCGTGCCGGCCGCGGCCGACCTGCACTTCGCGATGCAGGGGAAGGCGGTGTTCAACCGAGCGGTCCAGTGCATGGGTACATCGGTCGCCGCCACGGTACGCAGCGTCGGCTGGGACGTCACAGATCTGGACCTGTTGGTGGCACACCAAGCCAACGCTCGCATTCTGCGAGCAATCGGTCAGCAGCTCGACCTCGATGAAGACCAGGTAGCCGTCAACCTCGACCGTGTCGGCAACACGGTCGCCGCGTCGATCCCCCTCGCACTGGCGGATGCCGTCGCTACCGGTCGGTTACGGCCGGGCCATCACGTCGCGCTGGCGGCGTTCGGCGGGGGTCTGACGTGGGGATCAGCGGTCCTGCGCTGGCCCGACATTCCCGTTGCCATGGAATAG
- a CDS encoding GP88 family protein, translating to MLCPDERSARRPKRLLTQNRRLRPLGIFTWTLPALAGRFPDGTTYVTCRNAGVCSQACYALNGTYRIPGVLARHQRNLQFVLGDLDGWKAAMLAELNHSRYRHAWIRIHDSGDFLSLEYLRAWLEIMRSRPSTRFYCYTKEVSLFRTEVEPDPPDNFWWVYSLGGKQDHLLGDGDRVADVFPDEESIAAAGWNSQAASDLLAVLGPAPVGIRANNIARFRAVQAGRRWSEWQAQTDAARRAKLARHRNNSVERGEAVTEPRADTVATPDDPAPELTGRATGERAIQCPDSL from the coding sequence ATCCTCTGCCCTGACGAGCGATCCGCACGGCGGCCGAAAAGGCTACTGACTCAAAACCGGAGATTGCGTCCGCTAGGGATCTTCACCTGGACGCTGCCCGCGCTCGCGGGTCGGTTTCCTGACGGCACCACATATGTGACATGCAGGAACGCCGGAGTGTGTTCCCAGGCCTGTTACGCCTTGAACGGCACATACCGCATCCCCGGTGTTCTCGCGCGCCACCAGCGGAATTTGCAGTTCGTCCTGGGCGATCTCGATGGGTGGAAGGCCGCTATGCTCGCCGAGCTGAACCACTCGAGGTACCGGCACGCGTGGATCAGGATCCATGACAGCGGTGATTTCCTTTCCCTCGAGTATCTTCGAGCATGGCTGGAGATCATGAGGTCGCGTCCCTCGACGCGTTTTTACTGCTATACCAAGGAAGTGAGCCTCTTTCGCACGGAGGTCGAGCCAGATCCGCCGGACAACTTCTGGTGGGTGTATAGCCTGGGCGGGAAACAAGACCATCTGCTGGGTGACGGTGATCGGGTTGCTGACGTGTTCCCAGATGAGGAGTCGATCGCTGCCGCGGGCTGGAACAGCCAGGCCGCATCTGACTTGCTCGCCGTGCTGGGACCTGCACCGGTCGGTATCCGCGCGAACAACATCGCTCGGTTCCGAGCCGTGCAGGCTGGCCGCCGATGGAGTGAATGGCAAGCCCAGACGGACGCGGCCCGCCGAGCGAAGCTGGCCCGACATCGCAACAATTCTGTCGAGCGGGGAGAGGCTGTCACTGAGCCCCGGGCAGACACCGTCGCAACGCCAGATGATCCGGCGCCTGAGCTGACCGGGCGGGCCACAGGCGAGAGGGCGATTCAGTGTCCCGATTCTCTCTGA
- a CDS encoding DUF4314 domain-containing protein — MRDPIVDQIAERLRSHDGDLRVQLVFTSDPDTKLTPGDCGTVLFIDDTSTVHIHWDSGSLLGMVLDGRDKIRVLEHDNRSLDRVRASLLDGHNEDEVNVVFAQIEAGTGVRVVCVWQYGDDFGAAGDSQFYRAAANGRLFRVAAPLWDWLTAHPDVSVALTEAPVDWFAREAETFAMIDLPYHDGQYNYAYRDTSARGAARAELASELLPNLTPDLCASAQCRGPGQPPIIGQTCGVCLMIRRLRAIAAQDTAS, encoded by the coding sequence ATGCGTGATCCGATCGTCGACCAGATCGCGGAGCGGCTACGGTCACACGACGGTGACCTCCGGGTTCAGCTGGTATTCACCAGCGACCCGGACACGAAACTGACACCCGGTGACTGTGGCACCGTGCTCTTCATCGACGACACCTCTACGGTCCACATCCACTGGGACAGCGGATCCCTGCTCGGCATGGTCCTCGACGGTCGAGACAAGATCCGCGTCCTCGAGCACGACAACAGGTCACTCGACCGCGTGCGTGCCAGTCTCCTGGATGGACACAACGAAGATGAGGTCAACGTCGTATTCGCCCAGATCGAAGCCGGAACTGGTGTACGCGTCGTGTGCGTGTGGCAGTACGGCGACGATTTCGGAGCGGCCGGCGACTCACAGTTCTACCGGGCGGCCGCCAATGGCCGTCTGTTCCGAGTCGCCGCGCCCCTCTGGGATTGGTTGACCGCGCACCCCGACGTTTCTGTCGCATTGACGGAGGCCCCCGTGGACTGGTTCGCCCGCGAGGCTGAAACGTTCGCGATGATCGATCTGCCGTACCACGACGGACAGTACAACTACGCCTACCGCGACACCTCAGCACGGGGAGCAGCACGCGCCGAACTAGCGTCGGAGCTGTTGCCCAACCTCACACCGGATCTGTGCGCGTCCGCGCAGTGTAGGGGACCAGGCCAGCCACCGATTATTGGCCAGACCTGCGGGGTGTGCCTCATGATTCGTCGCTTGCGGGCCATCGCCGCCCAGGACACCGCTTCCTAG